A genomic window from Silene latifolia isolate original U9 population chromosome 11, ASM4854445v1, whole genome shotgun sequence includes:
- the LOC141612810 gene encoding protein FAR1-RELATED SEQUENCE 5-like: MGEINTAQQMLALAVAAKYVHFYEISSEESKELTHIFMAHPEAIKLFRAYPYVVLMDSTYKTNIYQNPLIEMWSLRKLAAILDATGVASPAVFVTDRELGLISALEQVFPRAEHLLCRWHVNKAVNAKALTTYQTESMRKFVISNDESGWFKVINSTTEESFQRTWQCFQRKWPKMVDYVRTAWGPHAGKFVLCYTNEVLHFGNTATSRVESAHSLLKAWLKSKHLTLDSMWSRIHGMLESQHSKIKKELEDEMSKPRRTSRTFSLLQGNVSTKAIELMEKELTRGLGLGIGLNNRCRHVMRTTHGLPCACNLVSLHGKGRRVHLEDIHVFWKTLVYDIPQQMPKNDGDLWDELANDMRHSDPVKLRAAIDLLRDFQRPGGPRDFATPY; the protein is encoded by the exons ATGGGTGAAATAAACACCGCTCAGCAAATGTTGGCTCTAGCGGTGGCAGCGAAATACGTCCACTTCTACGAGATTTCTTCCGAGGAGTCAAAAGAGTTGACTCACATTTTCATGGCTCATCctgaagcgattaagttgttcCGGGCTTATCCTTATGTGGTCCTCATGGATTCGACTTATAAAACCAACATTTACCAGAATCCACTCATTGAGATG TGGTCGTTGAGAAAGTTAGCTGCGATTTTAGATGCCACCGGAGTTGCGTCCCCTGCTGTATTTGTCACCGACCGGGAATTGGGTTTGATCAGCGCTCTTGAGCAAGTATTTCCCCGGGCTGAGCATTTGTTGTGTAGATGGCATGTGAACAAAGCCGTCAATGCAAAAGCCTTGACAACATACCAAACTGAAAGTATGAGGAAATTTGTCATCTCAAATGATGAATCCGGTTGGTTTAAGGTGATCAATTCAACCACCGAGGAATCGTTTCAGCGTACGTGGCAGTGTTTCCAACGTAAGTGGCCAAAAATGGTGGATTATGTACGGACAGCATGGGGTCCACACGCAGGGAAGTTCGTTTTATGCTATACAAACGAGGTCTTACATTTTGGTAACACGGCAACTTCCCGTGTTGAGTCAGCACATTCTCTATTGAAGGCTTGGTTGAAGTCAAAGCATCTCACACTTGACTCCATGTGGTCCCGTATCCACGGCATGCTTGAAAGTCAACACTCGAAGATTAAGAAAGAACTCGAAGATGAAATGAGTAAACCTAGGAGAACATCTCGTACTTTCTCCTTATTGCAAGGAAACGTGTCTACTAAGGCCATAGAGTTAATGGAGAAAGAACTTACTAGAGGCCTTGGTTTGGGTATCGGATTGAATAATCGTTGCCGACACGTGATGCGAACGACTCATGGATTACCTTGTGCATGCAATTTGGTATCTTTGCACGGAAAAGGTAGGAGGGTCCATCTCGAGGATATTCATGTCTTTTGGAAGACATTGGTGTATGATATTCCTCAACAAATGCCGAAAAATGACGGTGATTTATGGGATGAATTAGCGAATGATATGAGGCACAGTGACCCGGTTAAACTAAGGGCGGCCATAGACTTGTTGCGTGATTTCCAAAGACCCGGAGGACCAAGAGATTTTGCCACCCCCTATTAA